A genomic window from Mycetohabitans rhizoxinica HKI 454 includes:
- a CDS encoding CDP-alcohol phosphatidyltransferase family protein, which translates to MAFGTSSDMPAPPRQWDARLARRLVMPLKDTSVTPNHLTTLRLLIGLAGAAALAAGGYGWANVGALLIVLSNFVDHTDGELARISGKSSRLGHFYDLAADALVTIGLFVGMGLGVPADAHASLPAVPVWLGWVAGLAVALIFFLRMRIEQRAGKAGTRQAFLAGFETEDVLYLLPLVTLLDGVTPFLLVAAIGAPLFAAWVALDYRRTMRRGTQTAAASHCGSAP; encoded by the coding sequence ATGGCATTCGGGACGTCATCCGACATGCCAGCGCCGCCTCGGCAATGGGATGCACGGCTCGCTCGCCGGCTCGTGATGCCCCTGAAAGACACCTCGGTCACGCCGAACCACCTGACGACGCTGCGCCTGTTGATCGGCTTGGCCGGCGCGGCGGCGCTGGCCGCCGGCGGATACGGCTGGGCCAACGTCGGCGCGTTGCTGATCGTGTTGTCCAATTTCGTCGACCATACGGACGGCGAGTTGGCCCGCATCAGCGGTAAATCGAGTCGGCTGGGCCACTTCTACGACCTGGCGGCAGACGCGCTGGTCACAATCGGGTTGTTCGTCGGCATGGGGTTGGGTGTCCCCGCCGATGCACACGCGTCGCTGCCGGCGGTGCCCGTGTGGCTCGGTTGGGTGGCCGGCCTCGCCGTGGCATTGATTTTCTTCTTGCGCATGCGCATCGAGCAGCGTGCGGGCAAGGCTGGCACGCGCCAGGCGTTTTTGGCCGGCTTCGAAACCGAGGACGTACTTTACCTGCTGCCGTTGGTCACGTTGCTGGATGGCGTGACGCCGTTCCTGTTGGTGGCGGCAATCGGCGCGCCGCTGTTCGCGGCGTGGGTCGCGCTTGACTACCGCCGCACGATGCGACGGGGCACGCAGACTGCCGCGGCGAGCCATTGCGGCTCGGCGCCATGA
- a CDS encoding 2OG-Fe(II) oxygenase: MHERIATLDTERLRETFGEQGAFLFLDTFLAPDMTTRLVDAVRRVDGEVNRNYLPGHKQGGSVSRHTIDRLAPVIAQLYRSPALIRWLEALCGDRLMACPDTDPHAYALYFYTKPGDHIGWHYDTSYYHGQRYTLLLGVVDESSCKLEYRLHTREPGLPVVEAAVQLPPGGLVFFDGDKLQHRITPLGVNERRVSLTFEYVTDPSMGRLQRFVSNMKDAIAYFGFRQVFRQWAGK, encoded by the coding sequence ATGCACGAGCGTATCGCGACGCTCGATACCGAGCGGCTGCGCGAGACGTTCGGCGAGCAGGGCGCGTTCTTGTTCCTCGACACATTCTTGGCGCCGGACATGACCACCCGGCTGGTGGACGCGGTGCGCCGGGTCGACGGCGAAGTGAATCGCAACTACCTGCCTGGGCACAAGCAAGGCGGCAGTGTCAGCAGGCATACGATCGACCGGCTTGCACCGGTGATCGCCCAATTGTATCGTTCGCCGGCGTTGATTCGCTGGCTGGAGGCACTGTGCGGAGACCGCCTAATGGCCTGTCCCGACACGGATCCTCATGCATACGCACTCTACTTCTATACCAAGCCCGGCGATCATATCGGCTGGCACTACGATACGTCGTACTACCATGGCCAGCGGTACACGCTGCTGCTGGGCGTGGTTGACGAATCGTCGTGCAAGCTGGAATACCGGCTGCACACTCGCGAGCCGGGCCTGCCCGTCGTCGAGGCGGCAGTGCAGTTGCCGCCCGGCGGGCTGGTCTTTTTCGATGGAGACAAGCTGCAGCATCGGATCACGCCGCTGGGCGTGAACGAGAGGCGCGTATCGTTGACATTCGAGTACGTGACCGATCCGAGCATGGGGCGGCTCCAGCGGTTCGTATCGAACATGAAGGACGCGATCGCCTACTTCGGTTTCCGGCAAGTATTCCGGCAGTGGGCCGGCAAGTGA
- a CDS encoding 2-aminoethylphosphonate aminotransferase: MLLLNPGPVTLTERVRQSLLQPDLCHREPEFYDLQQEARERLVGVYALDSAEWQAVLMTASGTGAVESMVAALVPEHGRLLVVENGVYGERITHIARHYRIDHEVAAHRWIDAPDVQALAARLDDAARAQRPFTHVALVHHETTTGRLNELGGVLAACRARGVGVLLDGVSSFGAEAIDFADPALVAVAATANKCLHGVPGASFVVVRRAALADAASRAFYLDLGRLARLQDERNTPFTPSVHAYYALVEALRELEDEGGWRERHARYRKLAEQVRDGLARLGVDGVLSPQESSVVLRAYRLPPKIDYAQLHDALKLHGFVIYAGQGGLSAELFRISTMGNLTAHDMDRLLRAFGQWLA; encoded by the coding sequence ATGCTATTACTGAACCCGGGGCCGGTCACGCTGACGGAGCGCGTACGACAGAGCTTGCTGCAGCCCGACCTGTGCCATCGCGAGCCCGAATTCTACGATTTGCAGCAAGAGGCGCGCGAACGGTTGGTGGGCGTCTATGCGCTTGACTCAGCCGAATGGCAAGCAGTCCTGATGACTGCGTCGGGCACGGGCGCGGTGGAGAGCATGGTTGCCGCGTTGGTACCCGAGCATGGCCGCTTGCTGGTGGTCGAGAACGGTGTATATGGCGAGCGTATCACGCACATTGCACGTCACTATCGGATTGACCACGAGGTAGCTGCGCATCGATGGATCGACGCGCCCGACGTCCAGGCGTTGGCGGCGCGGCTGGATGACGCAGCGCGTGCGCAACGGCCGTTCACCCACGTTGCGCTGGTGCACCATGAGACGACCACGGGCCGCTTGAACGAACTCGGTGGCGTGCTTGCCGCATGCCGCGCACGCGGCGTCGGCGTACTGCTGGATGGCGTCAGCAGCTTCGGCGCGGAGGCCATCGACTTTGCCGACCCTGCGCTCGTCGCGGTCGCGGCGACAGCGAACAAATGCTTGCATGGGGTGCCCGGGGCATCATTCGTCGTGGTGCGTCGCGCGGCGCTAGCCGACGCGGCAAGCCGGGCGTTTTACCTGGACCTCGGGCGGCTGGCGCGCTTGCAGGACGAGCGCAATACACCGTTCACGCCGTCGGTGCACGCGTATTACGCGCTGGTCGAGGCACTGCGCGAGCTGGAGGACGAGGGCGGCTGGCGCGAGCGTCATGCGCGTTATCGCAAGCTGGCCGAACAAGTGCGCGACGGCTTGGCGCGACTAGGCGTGGATGGCGTACTGTCGCCGCAGGAATCGTCTGTCGTGCTGCGCGCGTACCGCTTGCCACCGAAGATCGACTACGCCCAGTTGCACGATGCATTGAAGCTGCATGGATTCGTCATTTATGCGGGGCAGGGCGGCTTGTCGGCCGAGTTGTTCCGCATCTCGACGATGGGCAATCTGACGGCGCATGACATGGACCGGCTGCTGCGCGCGTTCGGGCAGTGGCTGGCGTGA
- the aepY gene encoding phosphonopyruvate decarboxylase, producing the protein MIDAAQFVDAARERGFDWYAGVPCSFLTPFINYVLQAPSLHYLSAANEGDAVALIAGATLAGRRGVTMMQNSGLGNAVSPLTSLTWTFRLPQLLVITWRGQPGVADEPQHALMGPITPVMLQTMEIPWETFPTDAGSIRAALDRAIAHMDATGRPYALVMQKGSVAPYPLRGATARARRAAVPIESMLRGVTREGLPSRSDVLRAVIDATPVQGSVVLASTGFCGRELYALHDRPNQLYMVGSMGCVMTIALGLALARPDLRVVALDGDGAALMRMGAFATLGAYGASNLVHIVLDNGVHDSTGGQASVSPGMSFAGVAAACGYGLVIDGDDLGVLRRVFNAEPLGDGPRFACIKIRPGSSENLPRPCVTPEQVKKRLMNHIAQYAGGR; encoded by the coding sequence ATGATTGACGCGGCGCAGTTCGTCGACGCGGCGCGCGAACGCGGATTTGACTGGTACGCGGGTGTGCCGTGCTCGTTCTTGACGCCTTTCATCAACTACGTGTTGCAGGCGCCGTCGCTGCATTACCTGAGTGCAGCAAACGAGGGTGATGCGGTGGCGCTGATTGCAGGCGCGACGCTGGCTGGCCGGCGCGGTGTCACGATGATGCAGAACTCCGGGCTCGGCAACGCCGTCAGTCCGCTGACTTCGCTGACTTGGACGTTCCGGCTGCCGCAGTTGTTGGTCATCACCTGGCGTGGCCAGCCAGGCGTGGCTGATGAGCCGCAGCACGCGTTGATGGGGCCGATCACCCCGGTCATGCTCCAGACGATGGAGATTCCATGGGAGACTTTTCCGACCGACGCAGGCAGTATCCGTGCGGCGCTGGACCGAGCGATCGCGCATATGGACGCCACCGGTCGGCCCTATGCGCTGGTCATGCAGAAGGGGAGCGTCGCACCCTATCCGCTGCGCGGCGCCACGGCCCGCGCACGGCGCGCGGCGGTGCCGATCGAATCGATGCTACGCGGCGTGACGCGTGAAGGATTGCCGTCGCGCAGCGACGTACTGCGTGCGGTGATCGACGCAACACCGGTGCAGGGCAGCGTGGTATTGGCGTCCACCGGTTTCTGTGGTCGCGAACTGTATGCGCTGCACGACCGGCCAAACCAGTTGTACATGGTTGGCTCGATGGGTTGCGTGATGACGATCGCGCTCGGACTCGCGCTGGCGCGGCCTGACCTGCGCGTGGTGGCGCTCGATGGCGATGGGGCCGCGTTGATGCGCATGGGCGCGTTTGCGACGCTGGGCGCTTATGGGGCATCCAACCTCGTGCATATCGTGCTAGACAACGGCGTGCACGATTCGACCGGTGGCCAGGCGAGCGTATCACCTGGCATGTCGTTCGCGGGCGTGGCCGCGGCGTGCGGGTACGGGCTCGTGATTGACGGGGACGATCTCGGTGTGCTGCGGCGGGTTTTCAACGCCGAGCCGCTTGGCGACGGTCCACGTTTCGCGTGTATCAAAATACGGCCCGGCTCGTCAGAGAACCTGCCACGACCGTGCGTGACGCCAGAGCAAGTGAAGAAGCGTTTGATGAACCACATCGCACAGTATGCGGGAGGCCGCTGA
- the dxs gene encoding 1-deoxy-D-xylulose-5-phosphate synthase, which translates to MTLLLPTIDHPAQLRSLSCTDLKALANELRAFVLDSVSRTGGHLSSNLGTVELTIALHYVFDTPKDRIVWDVGHQTYPHKILTGRRDQMSTLRQWNGISGFPRRSESQFDAFGTAHSSTSISAALGMAVASQLKGEHHRAIAVIGDGAMTAGEAFEALNNAGVCEDIPLLVVLNDNDMSISPPVGALNQYLVKLMSGRFYANAKEGVRKILPLPMLAFAHKLEEHAKGMVTPATLFEEFGFNYIGPIDGHDLDALIPTLQNIRGLRGPQFLHVVTKKGQGYKLAEADPVLYHGPGKFNPAEGIKPAASSKKTYTQVFGEWLCDAAELDPRVVGITPAMREGSGLVEFEQRFPQRYFDVGIAEQHAVTFAGGLAAEGLKPVVAIYSTFLQRGYDQLIHDVALQNLPVVFALARAGLVGADGATHAGAYDMAYLRCIPNMVVMAPADENECRQMLHTGLQIEGPSAVRYPRGTGPGVATHKRLSAMPVGKGEIRRQSQAPAGHRVAILAFGSMLAPSLTAAQEFDATVANMRFVKPLDEALVRQLADTHELLVTVEEGTLMGGAGSAVAEALACHGKLVPLMQLGLPDTFIDHGDAAQQLASVGLDATGIAASIRRGITDRLSRPPVRVTQGKRSA; encoded by the coding sequence ATGACTCTACTACTTCCCACGATCGACCATCCTGCCCAGTTGCGTTCGCTGTCGTGCACAGATTTGAAGGCGCTGGCCAACGAGCTTAGGGCCTTCGTGCTCGACAGCGTGTCGCGTACCGGTGGCCACTTGTCGTCTAATCTTGGCACCGTCGAGTTGACGATCGCGTTGCACTACGTGTTCGACACGCCGAAGGACCGGATTGTCTGGGACGTCGGCCACCAGACCTATCCGCACAAGATCCTGACCGGACGGCGGGACCAGATGAGCACGTTGCGCCAGTGGAACGGCATATCGGGTTTCCCTCGCCGCTCGGAGTCGCAGTTCGATGCGTTCGGTACCGCCCATTCGAGCACGTCGATCTCGGCGGCGCTGGGCATGGCGGTGGCAAGCCAGCTCAAGGGCGAGCATCATCGTGCGATCGCGGTGATCGGCGATGGGGCGATGACCGCCGGTGAAGCGTTCGAGGCGCTGAACAACGCCGGCGTGTGCGAGGACATCCCGTTGCTGGTGGTCCTGAACGACAACGACATGTCGATTTCGCCGCCGGTTGGCGCACTGAACCAGTATTTGGTCAAGCTGATGTCCGGACGCTTCTATGCGAATGCGAAGGAGGGGGTGCGCAAGATTCTGCCGCTGCCGATGCTGGCGTTCGCACACAAGCTTGAGGAGCATGCGAAGGGCATGGTCACGCCGGCGACGCTGTTTGAGGAATTTGGCTTCAACTACATCGGCCCGATTGATGGGCATGACCTCGATGCGCTGATCCCAACGCTGCAGAACATCCGTGGCTTGCGTGGTCCGCAGTTCCTGCACGTGGTGACGAAGAAGGGCCAGGGCTATAAGCTGGCTGAGGCCGATCCGGTGCTGTACCATGGCCCGGGCAAGTTCAATCCGGCTGAAGGCATCAAGCCGGCTGCGTCGTCGAAGAAGACGTACACGCAGGTCTTCGGCGAATGGCTGTGCGATGCGGCGGAATTGGACCCGCGGGTGGTGGGCATCACGCCGGCGATGCGCGAGGGCTCGGGGCTGGTCGAGTTCGAGCAGCGCTTCCCGCAACGCTATTTCGACGTGGGCATTGCCGAGCAGCACGCGGTGACCTTCGCCGGCGGGCTGGCGGCCGAAGGGTTGAAGCCGGTGGTGGCGATCTACTCGACGTTCCTGCAACGAGGCTACGACCAGTTGATCCACGACGTGGCACTGCAGAACCTGCCGGTGGTGTTCGCGCTGGCTCGCGCGGGGTTGGTGGGCGCGGACGGGGCCACGCATGCGGGTGCCTACGACATGGCGTACCTGCGCTGCATCCCGAACATGGTGGTGATGGCGCCGGCCGACGAGAACGAGTGCCGGCAGATGCTGCACACGGGATTGCAGATCGAGGGGCCGAGCGCGGTGCGCTATCCGCGAGGCACGGGTCCTGGGGTGGCCACGCACAAGCGGCTGAGCGCGATGCCGGTGGGCAAGGGGGAGATCCGGCGGCAGTCGCAGGCGCCGGCTGGCCACCGGGTGGCGATTCTGGCGTTCGGCTCGATGCTGGCGCCGAGCCTGACGGCGGCGCAGGAGTTTGACGCGACGGTGGCGAACATGCGCTTCGTGAAGCCGCTGGACGAGGCGCTCGTGCGGCAGCTCGCCGACACGCACGAGTTGCTCGTGACCGTCGAGGAGGGGACGTTGATGGGTGGCGCTGGCTCGGCTGTCGCGGAAGCGTTGGCGTGTCACGGCAAGCTCGTGCCACTGATGCAGCTTGGTTTGCCCGATACGTTCATTGACCATGGCGATGCTGCGCAGCAGCTTGCCTCAGTGGGGCTCGACGCGACCGGCATTGCCGCGTCGATTCGCCGCGGCATCACTGATCGTCTGTCCCGCCCACCGGTTCGCGTGACACAGGGCAAGCGAAGTGCGTAG
- the aepX gene encoding phosphoenolpyruvate mutase: protein MNAPDTFVARAPSRAARLRRMLTSDKLEFMMEAHNGLSARIVREAGFDAIWASGLAISAQYGVRDNNEASWTQVVDTLEFMVDASDLPILLDGDTGYGNFNNVRRLVKKLEQRGVAGVCIEDKQFPKTNSFIGGERQPLADVDEFCGKIKAGKDSQGDPDFSIVARVEALIAGWGMDEALRRAEAYHAAGADAILIHSKLARADEIVAFAREWAHRAPLVIVPTKYYSTPTQVFRNAGISVVIWANHLIRAATSAMQAVAKEIHDSETLVGVEDRVASVNEIFRLQGADEYSAAERVYLTARAPRTALVLAASRGRGLEAVTAQRPKVMLPIAGKPLLRWLVDGFKKQGVNDITVVGGYRADAIDTAGIRLVVNERHETTGELASLACATQAFEHDTVISYGDLLFRSYILHDLVESDAHFCVIVDSSQTQPTNQSVRDFAYCSSGDDRGLFGQKVVLRRVSSEATAPDGTAPHGRWIGLLGVHGEGREKLQRIFATLRERGDFDSLDMPALLNALVDAGEQIEVQYVHGHWRGVNDLDDFRRAADFAHTQVPIAEASAGGGND from the coding sequence ATGAACGCCCCCGATACCTTTGTCGCACGCGCGCCAAGCCGTGCGGCGCGGCTGCGCCGCATGCTGACCTCCGATAAGCTGGAATTCATGATGGAGGCGCACAACGGGCTGTCCGCGCGGATCGTGCGCGAAGCGGGCTTTGACGCCATTTGGGCGTCGGGCCTAGCGATCTCGGCGCAATACGGCGTGCGCGACAATAATGAGGCGAGCTGGACACAGGTGGTCGACACGCTGGAATTCATGGTCGATGCGAGCGACCTACCGATTCTGCTTGACGGCGATACCGGCTACGGCAATTTCAACAACGTGCGGCGGCTGGTCAAAAAGCTGGAGCAGCGCGGCGTGGCCGGCGTGTGCATCGAGGACAAGCAATTCCCGAAGACCAACAGCTTCATCGGCGGCGAACGGCAGCCGCTAGCGGACGTTGACGAGTTCTGCGGCAAGATCAAGGCCGGCAAGGATTCGCAGGGCGACCCGGACTTTTCGATTGTCGCGCGGGTCGAGGCGTTGATTGCCGGTTGGGGCATGGACGAGGCGCTGCGCCGCGCCGAGGCGTATCATGCGGCCGGGGCCGATGCGATTCTGATCCACAGCAAGCTGGCGCGAGCCGACGAAATCGTGGCATTTGCGCGTGAATGGGCCCATCGTGCTCCGTTGGTGATCGTGCCGACGAAGTACTACAGTACGCCGACGCAGGTCTTCCGCAATGCGGGTATCAGCGTCGTGATTTGGGCGAATCACTTGATACGCGCGGCTACATCGGCGATGCAGGCCGTCGCCAAGGAAATTCACGACAGCGAGACGCTGGTCGGCGTCGAGGACCGGGTCGCGTCGGTCAATGAGATTTTCCGCTTGCAAGGCGCGGACGAATATTCGGCCGCCGAGCGCGTCTATCTGACCGCACGCGCACCGCGCACGGCGCTCGTGCTGGCCGCGAGCCGGGGGCGTGGACTGGAGGCGGTCACCGCGCAGCGGCCCAAGGTGATGTTGCCCATCGCGGGTAAGCCGTTGCTACGCTGGCTCGTCGATGGCTTCAAGAAGCAGGGCGTGAACGATATCACGGTCGTGGGCGGCTACCGTGCCGATGCGATCGACACGGCGGGCATTCGCCTGGTGGTCAACGAGCGGCACGAGACGACCGGCGAGCTGGCGTCGCTCGCGTGTGCGACGCAGGCGTTCGAGCACGATACCGTCATCTCGTATGGTGATCTATTGTTTCGCAGCTATATCCTGCACGACCTGGTCGAAAGCGATGCACACTTTTGCGTGATCGTCGATTCGTCGCAGACGCAGCCGACCAACCAGAGCGTGCGCGATTTCGCGTACTGCTCCAGTGGCGACGACCGGGGCCTGTTCGGGCAGAAGGTCGTGCTGCGGCGCGTGAGCAGCGAGGCAACCGCGCCGGATGGCACGGCGCCGCACGGGCGCTGGATTGGCCTGCTGGGCGTGCATGGTGAAGGACGCGAGAAACTTCAGCGTATTTTTGCGACGCTGCGCGAGCGCGGCGACTTCGATTCACTGGACATGCCGGCGCTGCTCAATGCGCTGGTTGATGCCGGTGAGCAGATCGAAGTGCAATATGTGCATGGACACTGGCGTGGCGTTAATGACCTGGACGATTTTCGCCGGGCGGCGGATTTCGCCCATACGCAGGTCCCGATCGCGGAGGCGAGCGCCGGAGGCGGCAATGATTGA
- a CDS encoding NTP transferase domain-containing protein: MRAIILAAGRGLRLVQPENKQLPKCLLQFDGMTLLERHLQLLRAVGVGEIVLALGFHHETIEAELLRLGWAPPPRIVLNPDYELGSVLTVHVVSDALCAGGDVLLMDADVLYDERIMAPLVAGKHVNRLLIDRDVEPGDEPVKLCLRDGVPIELRKQVAADLRYDTMGESVGFFRLTEGAAQRLAQIAADYVGSGRANLPHEEALRDLLLERSHVFEAADVTGAPWIEIDFAADVERARTQVLPLLQPVVVASTNASR, translated from the coding sequence ATGCGCGCCATTATTCTCGCTGCGGGCCGCGGCCTGCGCTTGGTCCAGCCCGAGAACAAGCAGTTGCCCAAATGCCTGCTACAGTTCGACGGCATGACACTGCTCGAGCGCCATTTGCAGTTGCTCAGGGCGGTCGGTGTGGGCGAAATCGTATTGGCCCTAGGCTTTCACCACGAGACGATCGAGGCCGAGTTGCTGCGCCTGGGTTGGGCGCCGCCGCCGCGCATCGTGCTTAACCCGGATTACGAGTTGGGCAGCGTGCTGACGGTGCACGTGGTATCCGACGCGCTGTGCGCGGGTGGGGATGTGTTGCTGATGGATGCCGACGTGCTGTATGACGAGCGTATCATGGCGCCGCTGGTGGCCGGCAAGCATGTGAACCGGTTGCTGATTGATCGTGATGTCGAGCCGGGCGACGAACCAGTCAAGCTGTGCTTGCGCGACGGGGTGCCCATCGAGTTGCGCAAGCAGGTCGCGGCCGACCTGCGATACGACACGATGGGCGAGTCGGTGGGGTTCTTCCGCCTGACTGAGGGGGCCGCGCAACGTCTGGCGCAGATCGCTGCCGACTATGTCGGCAGCGGCCGCGCGAACTTGCCACACGAGGAAGCGCTGCGGGACCTGCTGCTCGAGCGCAGCCATGTCTTCGAAGCGGCCGACGTGACCGGTGCGCCATGGATCGAAATCGATTTTGCCGCGGATGTCGAGCGCGCGCGAACGCAGGTACTGCCCTTGCTGCAGCCGGTGGTCGTGGCGAGCACGAACGCATCACGTTGA
- a CDS encoding lysylphosphatidylglycerol synthase domain-containing protein, with protein MTRAAWISLTIGASLFVALLAWQGIAPLMAALSAAGFGLLLVAAFHGLPVVLDAAAIRVLAGDRGGVTIGDAVLTRWAGESVNSLLPAGQIGGPLLMVRHLAQRRLSLPESAAVITVSTTWQTIAQVVFALLGLAVFAADAAHGALDNLRTPLLAASTGFALLLYGFYMAQRRRLFGRLSRVMSKLSARRDWSALFDRADAVDAHVAALYRQPRAVAVSFALSLSGWIVGTGEVWLILKLIGHPVGWGDALLLESIGQAIRGAAFMIPGSLGVQEGGYLLLAPLVGLPPDTALALSLAKRAREILLGVPGLVYLHFSEHRWQRRRAVRMPAAD; from the coding sequence ATGACACGTGCAGCGTGGATTTCGTTGACGATCGGCGCGTCGCTGTTCGTCGCGCTACTGGCATGGCAGGGTATCGCACCGTTGATGGCCGCGTTGTCGGCTGCCGGCTTCGGCTTGCTGCTCGTAGCCGCGTTCCATGGTTTGCCAGTGGTGCTCGATGCGGCGGCGATCCGTGTGCTGGCGGGTGACCGCGGCGGCGTGACGATCGGTGACGCAGTGCTGACGCGCTGGGCCGGCGAATCGGTCAACAGCTTACTGCCGGCCGGCCAGATCGGCGGGCCGTTGCTGATGGTGCGGCATCTGGCGCAGCGTCGATTGTCGCTACCGGAATCGGCGGCGGTGATTACCGTCAGCACGACGTGGCAAACGATCGCGCAAGTTGTGTTTGCGTTGCTGGGCCTGGCCGTGTTCGCGGCTGATGCGGCGCATGGTGCACTTGACAATCTGCGCACGCCGTTGCTGGCTGCGAGCACGGGCTTTGCGCTGCTGCTGTACGGTTTTTACATGGCGCAACGGCGGCGCTTGTTCGGGCGGCTATCGCGCGTGATGTCCAAGCTGTCGGCGCGACGCGACTGGTCAGCGCTTTTCGATCGCGCCGATGCGGTGGATGCGCACGTGGCCGCGCTGTATCGGCAGCCGCGTGCGGTGGCGGTAAGCTTCGCATTGAGCCTGTCCGGCTGGATCGTTGGCACCGGGGAAGTCTGGCTGATCCTAAAGCTGATTGGACATCCGGTCGGCTGGGGCGACGCACTGTTGCTCGAGAGCATCGGGCAGGCCATCCGCGGCGCAGCGTTCATGATCCCGGGCTCGCTTGGGGTGCAGGAGGGCGGGTACTTGCTGCTTGCGCCGCTGGTCGGCTTGCCGCCGGACACGGCCCTCGCGCTGTCGCTAGCCAAGCGCGCCCGCGAGATCCTGCTTGGCGTGCCGGGGCTGGTGTACCTGCATTTTTCCGAGCATCGCTGGCAACGCCGCCGTGCTGTGCGCATGCCGGCAGCCGACTAG